A genomic stretch from Triplophysa dalaica isolate WHDGS20190420 chromosome 4, ASM1584641v1, whole genome shotgun sequence includes:
- the haus4 gene encoding HAUS augmin-like complex subunit 4 isoform X1, which translates to MSHRRDSVLVSSLGKGDSLHQEVLASFPLCQTTEEDLIQNPLLCKLLATLSQHVDPTGLTQQLRKDLEKAERELHTQRLGWLRVESVHRVLQEILQENHFSRTSSTSADEEKFYSTLEQCVLVAQCVRLLDSSSDVSEDHAALLGLSAERLTRHLPDEQEVLQMKHRLPSELLKYLKKKAGDILSYYQPDWENESEGLWNVKLSKLPELLDSEQKKAKSLSEKNSENITLLQRQTHAYLSELLKCMKILQCLILDLRLKAQKDLDRKKIEYFEAKCEIGLQKIRAEMLEVQLDTYTRDKIAAHKRITEKLKAEQKSSEMEKQAVESKLASFEIYGKDFEALAEEYSRLQQEIATKSWALKEFAI; encoded by the exons ATGTCACATAGAAGAGATTCAGTGCTCGTCTCATCTCTGGGTAAAGGAGACAGTTTACATCAAGAAG TTTTAGCATCATTCCCTCTGTGTCAGACGACAGAAGAGGATTTGATCCAGAACCCTCTGCTCTGTAAGTTACTGGCCACACTGTCCCAGCATGTGGACCCAACTGGACTCACACAGCAGCTGCGGAAAGATCTGGAGAAG GCGGAGCGTGAGTTACACACTCAGAGGTTGGGCTGGCTCCGTGTGGAGAGCGTTCATCGGGTTCTGCAGGAGATCCTTCAGGAGAATCACTTCAGCAGAACCTCCAGCACTTCAGCAGACGAGGAGAAG TTCTACAGCACATTGGAACAGTGTGTGTTGGTTGCGCAGTGTGTCAGACTGTTGGACAGCAGCTCTGATGTGAGTGAAGATCACGCTGCTCTTCTGGGACTTTCTGCGGAGAGACTGACAAGACATCTGCCTGATGAACAG GAGGTCTTACAAATGAAGCACAGGCTGCCATCCGAACTGCTGAAATATCTAAAGAAGAAGGCGGGCGACATACTGTCATACTACCAGCCTGACTGGG AGAATGAAAGCGAAGGTCTCTGGAATGTGAAGCTTTCTAAACTTCCTGAGCTGTTGGACAGTGAACAGAAGAAAGCAAAGAGCCTCAGCGAGAAGAACAGCGAGAACATCACGTTACTCCAGCGACAGACTCACGCGTACCTCTCT GAGCTGCTGAAATGTATGAAGATCCTGCAGTGTCTCATTCTGGATCTCCGGCTGAAAGCTCAGAAAGATCTGGACAGAAAAAAGATTGAGTACTTTGAAGCCAAATGTGAGATCGGTTTGCAGAAGATAAG GGCAGAGATGCTCGAAGTTCAACTTGACACCTACACGAGAGACAAGATCGCAGCTCATAAAAGAATTAC AGAGAAACTCAAGGCAGAGCAGAAATCTTCAGAGATGGAGAAGCAGGCGGTGGAGTCCAAGCTTGCGTCCTTTGAGATCTATGGGAAGGATTTTGAGGCTCTGGCTGAGGAATACTCCAGACTCCAGCAGGAGATCGCCACCAAATCCTGGGCACTGAAAGAATTTGctatataa
- the haus4 gene encoding HAUS augmin-like complex subunit 4 isoform X2, producing the protein MSHRRDSVLVSSLGKGDSLHQEVLASFPLCQTTEEDLIQNPLLCKLLATLSQHVDPTGLTQQLRKDLEKAERELHTQRLGWLRVESVHRVLQEILQENHFSRTSSTSADEEKFYSTLEQCVLVAQCVRLLDSSSDVSEDHAALLGLSAERLTRHLPDEQEVLQMKHRLPSELLKYLKKKAGDILSYYQPDWENESEGLWNVKLSKLPELLDSEQKKAKSLSEKNSENITLLQRQTHAYLSELLKCMKILQCLILDLRLKAQKDLDRKKIEYFEAKWQRCSKFNLTPTRETRSQLIKELQRNSRQSRNLQRWRSRRWSPSLRPLRSMGRILRLWLRNTPDSSRRSPPNPGH; encoded by the exons ATGTCACATAGAAGAGATTCAGTGCTCGTCTCATCTCTGGGTAAAGGAGACAGTTTACATCAAGAAG TTTTAGCATCATTCCCTCTGTGTCAGACGACAGAAGAGGATTTGATCCAGAACCCTCTGCTCTGTAAGTTACTGGCCACACTGTCCCAGCATGTGGACCCAACTGGACTCACACAGCAGCTGCGGAAAGATCTGGAGAAG GCGGAGCGTGAGTTACACACTCAGAGGTTGGGCTGGCTCCGTGTGGAGAGCGTTCATCGGGTTCTGCAGGAGATCCTTCAGGAGAATCACTTCAGCAGAACCTCCAGCACTTCAGCAGACGAGGAGAAG TTCTACAGCACATTGGAACAGTGTGTGTTGGTTGCGCAGTGTGTCAGACTGTTGGACAGCAGCTCTGATGTGAGTGAAGATCACGCTGCTCTTCTGGGACTTTCTGCGGAGAGACTGACAAGACATCTGCCTGATGAACAG GAGGTCTTACAAATGAAGCACAGGCTGCCATCCGAACTGCTGAAATATCTAAAGAAGAAGGCGGGCGACATACTGTCATACTACCAGCCTGACTGGG AGAATGAAAGCGAAGGTCTCTGGAATGTGAAGCTTTCTAAACTTCCTGAGCTGTTGGACAGTGAACAGAAGAAAGCAAAGAGCCTCAGCGAGAAGAACAGCGAGAACATCACGTTACTCCAGCGACAGACTCACGCGTACCTCTCT GAGCTGCTGAAATGTATGAAGATCCTGCAGTGTCTCATTCTGGATCTCCGGCTGAAAGCTCAGAAAGATCTGGACAGAAAAAAGATTGAGTACTTTGAAGCCAAAT GGCAGAGATGCTCGAAGTTCAACTTGACACCTACACGAGAGACAAGATCGCAGCTCATAAAAGAATTAC AGAGAAACTCAAGGCAGAGCAGAAATCTTCAGAGATGGAGAAGCAGGCGGTGGAGTCCAAGCTTGCGTCCTTTGAGATCTATGGGAAGGATTTTGAGGCTCTGGCTGAGGAATACTCCAGACTCCAGCAGGAGATCGCCACCAAATCCTGGGCACTGA